Sequence from the Cryptococcus neoformans var. grubii H99 chromosome 3, complete sequence genome:
AAGCGAGGtcttgatgaagacgatgtCAACGGACAGTCACAAAAGAAAGGCCGGCTGGGTATGTATTTGAAAAGCCTCTATCATACTAGAACAGTGCTGATGCTCCATCCCCGAAGAAGGTgcacctcctccagctGATTACATGTGCAAGATTTGCTCTCAACCTGGTGTGAGTCGCTTGTTACATGTGTGATATAGTAACTGacttcatcatctgtcAGCATTGGATTCAAGATTGTCCCATGAAAGGCGACAAATCCAAGCCGCCTCCAGGATACAAGTGCAAGATCTGCCAATCCGTAAGTCATGGTCCACCTGTTTAACTGCATACGCAGTAGGGACTGGATATCCAGCTGACaccctctctctttctctctcgtTACCGCGAAATCAATCAGCCGGACCACTTTGTCCGAGAATGTCCTAAAAAGGAAGATAAACCAAGAGGACCCAAGCCGCCTCCTCAGGGGTATGTATGTCGTGCCTGTGGAGCTGATGGGCAACATTACATTCGGGATTGTCCTTTGGTtttggaaagggaagaagctaAAGctaagaagaaggagctgGGTCCTGCTGAATGTGAGTGTGCATTTTGAAAGCTAGGGGTTTGTTAACTGATTTTGTTCACGTAGGTTGGTTCTGTCTGAGTAACCCTAAAGTCACCAAGCATCTCATCGTTGCAATCGGAGCAGAAACTTACGTGACACTGCCCAAGGGACAACTTATACCTACTGACGAGGGCAAATCACTCGTTCCTGGTGGAGGGCATGTTCTGGTAAGTTCAGCCTCATATCTCTTTCGGTAGTTTCTTCTGACAGCCACACCTCTAGATTATTCCCATCGCCCACCATCCtaccctcctctccattccCGCCGATGACGCTATGTCAATCATCTCCGAATTAGAAGGCTTCAAATCTTCTCTCCGAGAATGTTATGCCTCTTATGGTGCTGTCCCCGTTTCATTTGAGGTCGGCCGCCTCAGTGGAAGGGGCGGACATGCGCACGTGCAGATCGTACCTATCCCCAAAGAGTTGGCGGATAAAGTCGAAGAGTCATTTAGGGTTGCAGGAGAAAGACAGGGTATCGattgggagaaggagccGGAGAGGGCGCTGGCCAGAGCCGGATCTGGTGGAAACTATTTCAAAGTGGAGTGCCCGGATGGGACCAAGATGGTGCACATGTTGAAGGGGAACTTTGACCTGCAGTTTGGCAGGTAAGTCTCGGCCGATTTCCATTTGCCGGAGAACATTCTTGACTAATGGGCTCTCTTTGTTCAGAATCGTGCTTGGTAGTCTTTTGGGTTTACAACATCGTATTGATTGGAAAGCGTGTGCTAAGAGTGATgctgaggagaaagaggatgcTGTCAAGTTCA
This genomic interval carries:
- a CDS encoding nuclear protein, producing the protein MAQQTQPLKVLAIGSPLSELSTLVSKITAINGKHGPFDACVVVGDLFAEGTDGGEVVGLKFPVPTYFTLGKNILPQSIQEKVSETGGEVVDNLVFLGKSKVLTTAQGLKIACIGGAYSPDTYDAPDDPYSPVITRESVDAVLKHSLLSEPSTKTAGSLASAKQSAAVLPAAFQGIDLLLFSSPAPPISSLSPSFTTSGISLINPAPPLEEIIKKAKPRYLLWGNGEGFWEREPWGWASPSGKEERWTRAVKLGALGGEVPAGGKKARWFYAFTLPPQTPSAPVPARPANATPNPFLPIPIAKKRGLDEDDVNGQSQKKGRLEGAPPPADYMCKICSQPGHWIQDCPMKGDKSKPPPGYKCKICQSPDHFVRECPKKEDKPRGPKPPPQGYVCRACGADGQHYIRDCPLVLEREEAKAKKKELGPAECWFCLSNPKVTKHLIVAIGAETYVTLPKGQLIPTDEGKSLVPGGGHVLIIPIAHHPTLLSIPADDAMSIISELEGFKSSLRECYASYGAVPVSFEVGRLSGRGGHAHVQIVPIPKELADKVEESFRVAGERQGIDWEKEPERALARAGSGGNYFKVECPDGTKMVHMLKGNFDLQFGRIVLGSLLGLQHRIDWKACAKSDAEEKEDAVKFKKAFAPFHS